From the Actinomadura luzonensis genome, the window GGTGATCGCCCACGCCTCGTCCAGGAAGATCGCCTTGGGGGCGCGCCGGTCGAGGCCGTTCATCAGCCTGCGCGCGAACTGTGACACCAGGTAGAGCAACGCCACCGACAGGCGCTGCTCGTAGGAGTAGTCCTCCCGGCTCGTGGCCACGTCGGGCAGCGTGAGGCCGCCCAGCGTGAACACTGTCGTCCACCCCTCGCTGTCGATCTGGTCGCCACCGGACGGGTCGAAGCAGAGCCGGGCCAGGTGCATCTCCGACATGGAGCGCAGCACCGCGCCCAGGTTCTTCGAGGCCGCGTCGTCGGCCTGCTCCAGGAAGTCGACGACCTTGCCGAGCGACGGGTCGGGCTGGTTGGAGACCGCGGCCACCGCCTGGATCATCGCCGACTCGCGCTCCTCCGACATGCGCGGCAGCAGCAGCCGCAGCGTCTCGGTGGCCATGGTCTTCTTCGCCGCGATGTCGTCGCCGAACGAGAACGGGTCCAGCAGGCCCGGCGCCGCCGAGCCGAGCGGGATGATGCGCGCCTTGCGCCCGCGCTTCTCCAGCAGCCGCACCAGAGACTCGGCGTCGCCCTTCGGGTCGATGACCGCGACCGTCACACCGCGCAGCGCCATCTGGTAGATCATCAGCAGCGCGAGCGTGGTCTTGCCGCCGCCCGGCTCGCCCGTGACCGCGATGGCCGTCGGCCGGTTGCGGGTGGCCGCCACCAGCGGGTCGAAGTGCACGATGCTGCGGGCCCGGCCGATGGTCTCGCCGATGTACGGGCCCAGCCAGCCCTCGCTGCCCTCCCCCAGCCGGTCGCCGAGGTCGACGGTGGCCGTGGCCATGCCGCCCGCGATCGTGCGCAGCGGCTGCCGCTGCGCGTAGGCGTTGACCCGGACCTTCTCGCCCGGCAACGACTCGCAGAACAGCGAGAACTGGTCGCCGGTCGAGTTGACCACGTCGATGCCCATGTCGCGGTAGTGCTCGACCACCGCCTCCACCCGCTGCACGCAGATGTCCTCGGTCGGGGCCGAGACGATCAGGCGGTGCCAGCCGTAGACGAACGGCAGGCGCTCCTTGGTGATGCCGTGCTCCAGCATGCGGGCCGCGTCGATCTGCTCGGCCAGCGCCAGCGGCGCCTCCGCGCCGGCCTCACGGATGTGGTGGTCCATGTCGCGGGCGTGCGCCAGCTTGCGGGCCACGTCCTTGGACGCCTTGACCGGCGGGATCAGCCGCATCCTGGAAGAGACCTCCACCGGGAACGGGAGCTGGTCGGCGAAGTGCAGCCACGGCTCGCCGTCCGGGAACGGCATGAGATCGGGGAAGCGGGCGAACGACAGGTGGGCCACGTACGAGTCGCCCTGCGGCTGCACGATCCGCAGCAGGCTCCTGCCGTTGTGGATCTCGCCCTCGACCAGCGACTCGATCTCGCCCCTGCCCCACCGCCTGCGCGGGCTCGCCGACGGCGGCGCGTCACCCGACGCGCCCGCCGCCGCGTGCTGGAACAACCACGCCACCTCGACGGAGGTGGCGTGCCGGGCGTACAGCGCGCTCGACGCCAGCGCCCGGCCGAGCCGCTCCGCCTGCTCCGTCCAGCGGCCGATCTCGCTGTCGGGGACGTGGTCGTCGGTCATGCCGAGTGACTTCTCGGTGCGCTGGTAGAAGCCGAGGA encodes:
- a CDS encoding ATP-binding protein, producing MSRASRAHQRLAVRYFDDRILLTDTCAWAYFRLPTVSYEFVTPDEREALATNITIALAAIRMPDAEVHLRVAHRTYPAAEWAMALNATSDEGPGWRDYLEEMYRHVWAKDFWTKEVYLGVRLGPRGKQLGSGVLAQLLGFYQRTEKSLGMTDDHVPDSEIGRWTEQAERLGRALASSALYARHATSVEVAWLFQHAAAGASGDAPPSASPRRRWGRGEIESLVEGEIHNGRSLLRIVQPQGDSYVAHLSFARFPDLMPFPDGEPWLHFADQLPFPVEVSSRMRLIPPVKASKDVARKLAHARDMDHHIREAGAEAPLALAEQIDAARMLEHGITKERLPFVYGWHRLIVSAPTEDICVQRVEAVVEHYRDMGIDVVNSTGDQFSLFCESLPGEKVRVNAYAQRQPLRTIAGGMATATVDLGDRLGEGSEGWLGPYIGETIGRARSIVHFDPLVAATRNRPTAIAVTGEPGGGKTTLALLMIYQMALRGVTVAVIDPKGDAESLVRLLEKRGRKARIIPLGSAAPGLLDPFSFGDDIAAKKTMATETLRLLLPRMSEERESAMIQAVAAVSNQPDPSLGKVVDFLEQADDAASKNLGAVLRSMSEMHLARLCFDPSGGDQIDSEGWTTVFTLGGLTLPDVATSREDYSYEQRLSVALLYLVSQFARRLMNGLDRRAPKAIFLDEAWAITSTPEGAKLVPEVSRMGRSRNTALVLVSQNAGDLLNEQVTNCLSSVFAFRSTERVEVDHVMSLLGVEASEEHKAVLRSLGNGECIFRDLDGRAGRIGVDLISEELLRWLDTNPTHDKPDRDGHDDLQGGVGRPQEVRS